One window of Pseudomonadota bacterium genomic DNA carries:
- a CDS encoding SDR family oxidoreductase — protein MSTANTSPLRVIVTGGTAGIGLGIARAFAAEGARVTLVGRDATRAREAAAQWFDPDAVRVVIGDVADPAVRREAVDLTVAAFGGLDVLVNNAGTTVRGRPEDYALDDYAHVLDVNLTAAFAMSQLAYPHLKASTHGRIINIASLTSFFGSPFSLPYAVSKGGIVLLTKSLAVAWGADGITVNAIAPGWIDTDLTVGTRALLPDLEASVVKRTPLHRWGTPGDVGPVAVFLASPGAAFVNGTVIPVDGGYSATL, from the coding sequence ACTTCGCGTCATCGTCACGGGCGGCACCGCGGGCATCGGACTGGGCATCGCCAGAGCCTTCGCAGCCGAAGGCGCCCGCGTCACCCTGGTCGGTCGCGACGCAACGCGCGCCCGCGAGGCCGCGGCGCAGTGGTTCGACCCGGACGCCGTGCGCGTGGTGATCGGCGATGTGGCCGACCCGGCGGTGCGCCGCGAAGCGGTCGACCTCACCGTCGCGGCGTTCGGCGGTCTCGACGTGCTCGTGAACAACGCCGGAACGACCGTGCGCGGCCGCCCGGAAGACTACGCGCTCGATGACTACGCGCACGTGCTCGACGTGAACCTCACCGCGGCCTTCGCCATGAGCCAGCTCGCCTATCCCCATCTGAAGGCGTCGACGCACGGACGCATCATCAACATCGCCTCGCTCACCAGCTTCTTCGGCAGCCCCTTCTCGCTGCCGTACGCGGTGAGCAAAGGCGGCATCGTCTTGTTGACCAAGAGCCTCGCCGTGGCCTGGGGCGCCGATGGCATCACCGTGAACGCCATCGCCCCCGGCTGGATCGACACCGATCTGACCGTGGGAACGCGCGCGCTCCTCCCTGACCTCGAGGCGTCTGTGGTGAAGCGCACGCCGCTGCACCGCTGGGGAACTCCCGGCGACGTCGGCCCCGTCGCGGTCTTCCTTGCCAGCCCAGGCGCAGCCTTTGTCAACGGCACCGTCATCCCGGTTGATGGCGGCTACTCGGCCACCCTTTAG